ACCCAAGAATAGTCTTGGGCATTTTCACCTGGCCGGCGAGCTTTGATCCCACTTGGCTCAAATCAAAGGCCATCCGTTGATCCTCCCTAGAAAGAGGATACCAATCTGAGGAAGCGGAAAGCACCTCCCGTCAAACGACGCCAGCCTTGCACGGAGATCGCGTATTCCTAGATCTCACTGGCTTCGCCATCGTCCACACGCAAAAAAAGAGGCAGAGTGAGATGGCCCCGTTAGCTTCCACGCCGCCCCTGTTTCGGTCACAAAAAAGCCGAAGTATTCACTTCGGCTTCTTAACTCCAAACCAATCCATTTACACCGTTTTAGACCACAAGCTAATCGCATTATCGAAATCGTTAAGAACAATTTCTTCTGTAGAAGAGTTCTTAATTAAAAGCCATCGCACGACAATTCTAAACTTCGGATCCAGGAAACGATAAAAATTACTTTTAGGACTCCTAGTGATGACAGGATGCTCTCCACCTGCAAGATCAGACAAAATCTGAGCCACGTTAAGAATCCTGCCACCTGAACTCTTGGGAAACTCTTTCCCAAGGATATCCTCAATATCTGCGCGACCAAAATCATATTTATGGCACGCGCCAAGGCAATAAAGAATCTGGTTGCGTCGGCCAATTTTTGTGGCCTTTGCATTTAGATTGGGCTCGATTCTTGCAATATCCTTGACCAGAGAGGCCTTTACCCAGTCCTTAGTTCCTTCCACAAAAGCAGCCGCGGAGATCTCACCATTTCTATCTTCTACTGCCCAAGCTATGTGAAGGCACAGCTCATGCATAAACTGCGGAATTCTGTCCGAATGATAACTAATTTGCCGCCAAAATCGATCCGCATAAGCCAATCCATCGGGAGAATACTCGAACTTCAATAATTCAATGAAGCCGGTGTGCACCAATTCCCGCGCCTGAGCCTCGTCTAGGCGAGCGACCTCAGGAATCTCAGTCAATCTGTTTGCAATGGTTCCAGAAAAGCTTGAACCACTAATTAACTTACGAACTTCATTTGAAGTTCCTACAAGCAATATTTTGACCTGATGCCGTGCATAACGCTCATCGTCAACGAGCAGCAAGAGCCCGGCAAGCTCCCTTATCAAGCTTTCGCTTTGAAGCACCTGCTCTAAATTGTCAAACACCAAGCAAGCCGGCTTGTTCTGCGCACGAGTCGAAATAGACTCAAGTGCAGAATGAAACGGGTCCACGCTGTAGACAGATTTATCTTGCGATTTGACGCTCCCCGAAACAAATCCAGGAACGCCACCACCAAGCTCGCGTAATGTAGTTCTCTCCGCCATGGATTCACGACAAATGGTTTGGAGAAGAACTTCGGCTATAGAGCCGGCTGTCGCGCAAAGCCCCATATTTGCGATCTCAATATGGTAACTGAGCTCTCCTAGAACTTTCTTATATAGCCAAGATTTGCCAGAACCACTTTCGCCATGAATCACCACGTGCTTTGGCACGTCGAGGCTACGGCGAAGTCCCTTTTCGAGATCCGGTCTAGATATATAGGTTTTTGGATTCACGCTCGCGGCGCGGGGCGTAAAAACATCAGTTGGATTCAGAGCGCCCATCTTTAACCGCACTTGCTATACCCACAATTCAAACAAGTCTGGCATCCATCCATCAGCACCAGCGCCTGCGTATTGCACTTGGCGCAGAGGGTGGCGCCGGGCGGGAAGCCGTTGGCGTTGGTGGGTTCGGCCTTGGCTTCAGCGGTAGCAGCCGGCGCGGGGCTCTTGCCGTTGGCAGCCGCTTCATAAGCCGCGCGCTTTTCGGCGATGAGCTTACGGGTGGACTCGTCCATTTCCGGGTCGTGGATAAGGCCGATGGTCTTCATGTGCTGCTCGATCACCGCGCCGATCTCGGCGACGATGCTGGGCATGTAGATGCCGCCGGCTTTGAAGTAGCCGCCGCGGGGGTCGAAGACGGCCTTCATCTCTTCCACCAGGAAGGTGACGTCGCCGCCCTTGCGGAACACGGCGGAGATGATGCGGGTGAGCGCCACGATCCACTGGAAGTGGTCCATGTTCTTCGAGTTGATGAAGATCTCGAAGGGGCGGCGCTGTTCGTACTGGGTGCCGACGTTGAGCACGATGTCGTTGACGGTGACGTACAACGCGTGTTCGAACAGGGGCGACTTGATCTTGTAGGTGGAGCCGACGAGCGTTTCGGGGCGCTCCAGGCTCTCGTGCATCTGGATGACTTCGGCCTTGGGCGCTTCTTTGGAAGCGGCCGGGGCGGCGGCGGGTGCAGCGGCGGACGCGGCCTTGTCCTCGGGCTTGACGACGTTGTAGCCCTTGATCTTCTTTTCGATCTTGATCGCCATGGTGTGTGCTTCTTTTGACGGGATTGGCGGCGCGCTGCGGCTTGGGATGACTGGCTGACTGGTGTCGTGGAGCGGGCTCGCATTCCGGGGCGTTGAAGTCACTGGATTCCTGCCTGCGCAGGAATGACGAGCTACGGAATGAGGGAACGCTGGACGGTCCGGTCTGCATGGCAGCTCCGGAACGGTCCGGCCCGGCGTTGGCACGCCGGGCCGGATCGGGTGCTACTTACTTACGGCGTGCGGTCTTCTTGGCGACCTTGCGGACGGCCTTCTTCACGCTCGCCTTCTTGCTGGCAGTGGACCTCTTGACCGCCTTGGCGGCGGTCTTTTTACCGGCGGCCTTCTTGACCGTCTTCTTCACGGCCTTTTTGGCCGTCTTCTTGCTGCTGACCTTACGAACAGCCTTCTTGGCAGCGGTCTTGCGCACTGCCTTCTTGGCGGCCTTCTTGGCGGCGGTCTTCTTCACCGCCTTCTTGGCGACCTTCTTGGCAGCGGCTTTCTTCACCGCCTTCTTGGCGACCTTCTTGGCGGCAGCCTTCTTGACCGCCTTCTTCACGGTCTTCTTGGCGGCAGCCTTCTTCACCGTCTTCTTGGCGGCCTTCTTGGCGGTCTTCTTGGCAGCAGCCTTCTTGACCGCTTTCTTGGCGGTCTTCTTGGCCGGAGCTGCCTTCTTGGCCGCAGCCACCTTCTTCTTGGCGCGAGCCTTCTTGGGCTTGGCGGCCGCGGCCACTTCGACCACGGGCACCTCGACCGGCGCGTCGACGACCGTCACGGCTTCTTCTTTCACTTCAAACTCGGTATCGATAGACATGCGGGTATTCCCCTCCGACGTGGATTCTGGAACTTGTGTTGAGTGCCTTGCCACCGGGTATTCGGTATTGCTCTTGGCAGTGGGTCGGTGCCTGTTACCAGGCAACCGGTACGTAGTTTAGAACTTTCCGTAATACCCTTCCTTCAAGGCATCGAACAAATTGGCGGCGGTGTGCATTTCGCCGTCGTATTCCACTTCTTCGTTGCCTTTCAGTTCCACAACACTACCGTCCTCCAATTCGAAGCGGTAGAGGGTGTTCTCCAAGTCGGCCTCTTTGACGAGCACGCCCTGGAAAGCAGCCGGGTTGAAGCGGAACGTGGTGCATCCCTTCAAACCCTGTTTATAGGCGTAGAAGTAGATGTCCTTGAAGTCTTCGTAGGGGTAGTCGGTGGGGACGTTCGCCGTCTTGGAGATGGACGAGTCGACCCACAGCTGCGAGGCGGCCTGGATGTCCACGTGCTCCTTGGGCGAGATGTCGTCGGCGGCCACGAAGTAGTCGGGCAGCTTGGACTTGGGGTCGTCCGAGAAGGGCATGGCGGCGGCGTTGATCAGGGCGCGGTAGGCCAGCAGCTCGTAGCTGTAGACCTCGACCTTTTCCTTGGTTTTGCGGCCCTCGCGGATCACGTTGCGCGAGTAGTGGTGGGCGAAGCTGGGCTCGATACCGTTGCTGGCGTTGTTGGCCAGGGACAGGGAGATGGTGCCGGTCGGGGCGATCGAGCTGTGGTGGGTGAAGCGCGCGCCGGTTTCGGCGAGCTGTTCCACCAGGTTGGGGGCCACGCTGGCCACGCGCTGCATGTAGCGGCTGTATTTGGCGTGGAGCACGCGGCCGGGGATGGCGTCGCCTACCTTGTAGCCGTCGGCGGCCATTTCGGGGCGCTTGCGCAGCATGTCGCCGGTGACGGTGTAGTCGCGGGCCAGCACGGGGGCCACGCCCTTTTCCTTGGCCAGGTCCAGGGCCACTTCCCAACCGGCCACGGCCATTTCACGCGAGACGTCCTCGGTGAAGCTGACGGACTCGGCGGAGCCGTAGCGCATCTTGAGCATGGTGATGGTGCTGCCCAAGCCCAGGAAGCCCATGCCGTGACGGCGCTTGGAGAGGATCTCGTTGCGCTGCTGCTCCAGCGGCAGGCCGTTGATCTCCACCACGTTGTCCAGCATGCGGGTGAACACCTTGACCACTTCGCGGTATTCGTCCCAGTCGAAGCGGGCCTTGGGGCCGAAGGGGTCGCGCACGAAGGTGGTCAGGTTGATCGAGCCGAGCAGGCACGAGCCGTAGGGCGGCAGGGGCTGCTCGCCGCAGGGGTTGGTGGCGCGGATATGCTCGCACCACCAGTTGTTGTTCATCTCGTTGACCTTGTCGATCAGGATGAAACCCGGCTCGGCGAAGTCATAGGTGGACACCATGATCATGTCCCACAGGTGGCGCGCGCGAATGTGGCCGTAGATCTTGCAGGCCACCAGGCCGTCTTCGCGCTCCACGTAGTTCTCGTGGGTGGGCCACTCGCGCCACACGACCTTGGCGGGGTCGGCAAGGTCGATCTCGTCCTGTTCCTTGACGTGCACGGGGAACAC
This genomic interval from Dyella japonica A8 contains the following:
- a CDS encoding AAA family ATPase, which produces MGALNPTDVFTPRAASVNPKTYISRPDLEKGLRRSLDVPKHVVIHGESGSGKSWLYKKVLGELSYHIEIANMGLCATAGSIAEVLLQTICRESMAERTTLRELGGGVPGFVSGSVKSQDKSVYSVDPFHSALESISTRAQNKPACLVFDNLEQVLQSESLIRELAGLLLLVDDERYARHQVKILLVGTSNEVRKLISGSSFSGTIANRLTEIPEVARLDEAQARELVHTGFIELLKFEYSPDGLAYADRFWRQISYHSDRIPQFMHELCLHIAWAVEDRNGEISAAAFVEGTKDWVKASLVKDIARIEPNLNAKATKIGRRNQILYCLGACHKYDFGRADIEDILGKEFPKSSGGRILNVAQILSDLAGGEHPVITRSPKSNFYRFLDPKFRIVVRWLLIKNSSTEEIVLNDFDNAISLWSKTV
- a CDS encoding NrdJb — translated: MAIKIEKKIKGYNVVKPEDKAASAAAPAAAPAASKEAPKAEVIQMHESLERPETLVGSTYKIKSPLFEHALYVTVNDIVLNVGTQYEQRRPFEIFINSKNMDHFQWIVALTRIISAVFRKGGDVTFLVEEMKAVFDPRGGYFKAGGIYMPSIVAEIGAVIEQHMKTIGLIHDPEMDESTRKLIAEKRAAYEAAANGKSPAPAATAEAKAEPTNANGFPPGATLCAKCNTQALVLMDGCQTCLNCGYSKCG
- a CDS encoding histidine biosynthesis protein HisIE, with translation MTVVDAPVEVPVVEVAAAAKPKKARAKKKVAAAKKAAPAKKTAKKAVKKAAAKKTAKKAAKKTVKKAAAKKTVKKAVKKAAAKKVAKKAVKKAAAKKVAKKAVKKTAAKKAAKKAVRKTAAKKAVRKVSSKKTAKKAVKKTVKKAAGKKTAAKAVKRSTASKKASVKKAVRKVAKKTARRK
- a CDS encoding adenosylcobalamin-dependent ribonucleoside-diphosphate reductase — translated: MSTMRASAVNRDSAAIPLQPASYDIWDKKYRLKAKSGAPVDGSVDETYQRVARALSDVEATPELREHWFERFLWALRRGAIPAGRITSNAGALEHKPATSTINCTVSGTIRDSMDDILEKVHEAGLTLKAGCGIGYEFSTLRPRGAYVSGAGAYTSGPLSFMDIYDKMCFTVSSAGGRRGAQMGTFDVSHPDVKEFIRAKREDGRLRQFNLSLLITDGFMQAVEHDQDWPMVFPVHVKEQDEIDLADPAKVVWREWPTHENYVEREDGLVACKIYGHIRARHLWDMIMVSTYDFAEPGFILIDKVNEMNNNWWCEHIRATNPCGEQPLPPYGSCLLGSINLTTFVRDPFGPKARFDWDEYREVVKVFTRMLDNVVEINGLPLEQQRNEILSKRRHGMGFLGLGSTITMLKMRYGSAESVSFTEDVSREMAVAGWEVALDLAKEKGVAPVLARDYTVTGDMLRKRPEMAADGYKVGDAIPGRVLHAKYSRYMQRVASVAPNLVEQLAETGARFTHHSSIAPTGTISLSLANNASNGIEPSFAHHYSRNVIREGRKTKEKVEVYSYELLAYRALINAAAMPFSDDPKSKLPDYFVAADDISPKEHVDIQAASQLWVDSSISKTANVPTDYPYEDFKDIYFYAYKQGLKGCTTFRFNPAAFQGVLVKEADLENTLYRFELEDGSVVELKGNEEVEYDGEMHTAANLFDALKEGYYGKF